In Pseudomonadota bacterium, the genomic window GCGACATCAACTTGAGCATCGAAGAAGGGGAATTTGTCGCCATCGTGGGTTACTCCGGTTCCGGCAAGACCACGCTCATCTCATTGATCGTGGGGTTGATCCGGCCGGACACCGGCAGTATCACTTTGGATGGCGCGGAAATAACGGGACCGAGCCCCGAGCGCGGGATAGTCTTTCAAAATTATTCGCTGCTGCCGTGGCTGACCACTTACGAAAATGTGTACCTGGCAGTGGACCAGGTGTTTCGGAACTGGTCGGCCGCCCAGAAACGGGCTCACGCGGAGAAGTACATCGAGATGGTCAATCTGTTGCCGGCCTGGGAAAAACGCCCGGCTGAGCTGTCTGGAGGGATGCGCCAACGGGTGTCGGTCGCGCGCGCATTGGCCGCTGACCCACGGATCTTGTTGCTCGATGAGCCCCTCAGCGCCCTAGACGCGCTGACTCGGGCGACGCTCCAGGGTGAGATCGCCAGGATCTGGGACCAGGATAAGAAAACCATGGTGCTCATCACCAACGACGTGGATGAAGGCATCCTGCTCGCAGACCGCATCATTCCATTGACCCATGGCCCCGATGCGACGCTGGGGCCCGCCGTGCCGGTCGAGATCCCTAGGCCGCGCGACCGTAAAGCCATAAATCACGACCCGCATTTCAAACACACTCGGCACCAGGTGATGGACTTTCTCCTCGGTGTTGGCGTAAGGCACCGCAAGACCGTCACCCGCAAGCTGCATCTGCCCGACATCGAACCCGAAGATTTATCCTACGGTAAACCCTCACCCTTCTCTTTGTTCCGCCGCGGGCCCCTGCGCAGCAGGGAATTCAAGAAAGAGCGCGTGGAGATCGAGACCTAAGCGGTTGGCTAACAAGAATTAAACGCTAACTCCTATGAGCGCATACCTGACTATCTCTCGTCTCACGAAGATCTACGCTACGCCAAAAGGTCCGGCGGTTATCGTTAGAGATTTCGATCTTGAGGTGAATAAAGGCGAATTCGTTTGCCTCATCGGGCATTCCGGCTGCGGCAAGACCACGGTGCTTTCCATGCTGGCCGGGCTCAACGAAGTCACGAGCGGCGTCATGGTGCTGGCCGGTAAAGAGATTAAGGGACCAGGACCCGATCGCGGCATGGTGTTTCAATCGCCGTGTTTGTTGCCGTGGCTGACGGCCTTAGAAAATGTGATGCTAGGTGTGGATCAGGTCTATTACACCGCCAGCCGGCAAGAGCGGCATGATCTCGCCGAGTATTATCTGAGCCTGGTCGGTCTGGCCGAAGCAATGCGTAAACGGCCGACGGAGCTCTCCCAAGGTATGCGCCAGCGCGTCGGGATCGCGCGTGCGTTCGCTTTATCGCCCAAGATGCTGCTGCTCGATGAACCCTTCGGGACGCTCGATTCGTTGACGCGCTTTGAATTGCAAAAAGTGCTGTTGGACCTGTGGGGTCGCGATCAGAGGACCGCCTTTATGGTGACCCACGACGTCGACGAAGCGATCTATCTGGCCGATCGCGTGGTCATGATGACCAATGGGCCCGACGCCGAGGTAGGCGACATATTAGACGTGCATTTTCCCCGTCCGCGCGACCGAAAAGAGATCATGGAGCATCCTGATTATTATCGACTTCGAGAATATCTGATCATCTTCCTAGAGGAGCGTGCCGAAAAAAAACGCGGGGTCGCACCCGATGCAGCACCGCATGTTGATGAAAAGATAGTTGATCTAGCACCCACTCGGTACAAAGGCCGCAACGGTTCAATCTCTATCGTGCATGGCGATCCCAAGCGGGCGGGAAGCAATCGATGAGGTCAATCGATGAGTACGCCCGACTTGGATGGAGGATAACTTCGATTCCGGATGAGACGCCGGGTACGACCCGAGCGCGCTCGAAGGCTTGAGGGATCCCGCGTGGCCATCCTGACCGACCGTGGTCGGGTCCTCGCCCAACCCCCGTCGTCTTGAGCGGTTCGTGATCCAGGATGTGGCAGTGCATCACGAATGTGCCGAGGGAATCGGTGTAGCGGGTAAAGGATAGGATATTCAATGCGGCTTCGCAAGCGTGGTGCCTTCGCGAGCGCGACACAGACGACCGGGGCAGGGCTAGAGCTCTGAAGGCATGTTGTACCCCTCCTACGACTACGAAAGAGGCCGGGTGCGAAGCACCTACTCGACGACGATGTCGTCGAGTCCTCGCGCGCGATCCCCCGTAAGGCTTCGTCCACCACGGCTGCCGGCGCCAGCTTGGGCTATGTATAGTCTATACTCATGAGAGGAGGATGGTATAGTCGTAACCAATGAACCGGGGGAAGCCAACATGTCAGGCATTCTAAAAGGAAAGGTTGCTTTAATCACTGGTGTCAGCCGGTCTGGGCAGGTCGGCGAAGCAGTGGCTCAGGCTATGGCCGAGCAGGCCGCTGCCTTGGGCATCGTGGCGCGGACCCAGACGAACGTCGAGACGAGGACGGAGGAACTGCGGGGAAGCGGCACGCGTGTGATGCGTGTAATACGCGTGCTTCCTTTGAGCGCGGATCTTACCGATGAATCCCAAGTGACGCAGGTAGTTGATCGGATGATGGATGAATATGGGAGGATCGACACCCTGGTCAACCTAGCAGGCGGTCTCACTCGCTACAAACCTGCGGTAGAACATGCCTTGGAGGATTGGCAGCATGAGATGGGAACCAATTTACTCACTACCTTTTTGTGCTCGCGCGCGGTGTTTCCTCGTATGAGGGACAGTGGCGGTGGATCCATCATCAACTTTGCGCGGGCAGGACTTCCCCAGGCCAATATGGTGGCCTATAACTGCGCCAAGGCAGGTATAGAGGCCCTTACGCGCACCTTGGCGTTGGAAGGAAGAGATGCAGCCATTCGGGTTAACGCGGTCGCCCCCGGACTCGTGGACACCGAAGCCAACATCGCCGCCATGAAGCCTAAAGATCTCAAGCGCTGGGCCAAACGTCAGGACATTGCTCAAGTGGCAGTATTCTTAGCATCCGATGCCTCGGCAGGAATTACCGGTCAAGTGATCCCGGTGACAGGCTGGGGGATCTAGCCTCATGATAACCGTCTCCCAGAGGGACTTCCAAATTTGCTGAAGTCGGTCTGTATGGCATTGGCGGCACGAGCGGTACGGCCGATGCGGTGAATATAGTCCTCCGGGGCATTCGTCATATCGAAATTGACGACGTGCGATAGGCCCTCGACGTCGATCCCGCGGGCGGCGACATTCGGTCGCCACCAGCACACGCACTTTGCGTTGCTTGAACCGTGTCAGGGCCGTGGTGCGCGCGCCCGATGCGGCGTATCGCGGGCAGGAAGCCCATGTCGAGCATACGGTCCGCCTCATCGAGGATCAGGACCTTGACACCCGAAAGTCTGACCGTGCGCCGCTCCACGTGATCGAGCAGCCGTCCGGGGGCGGCGATGAGGATGTCGATACCGCGGCGCAGGGCCCTGACCTGTTCATACATGCCGACGCCGCCGTAAGCGGCCTCCGAGCGCAGCGGCATGTGCCGGCCATAGTCGCTGGAAGCTCTGGGCAACTTGGGCGGCGAGCTCGCGGGCCTACGTAAATCGGGTGGTTCGAATCCTGGTTCGCGCCGGCCTCAGCTCCACTCGCCCGCGCGGCACGCGCGGTCCAGGTAGCGAAATTCCCAGGAAGCGAAGAACGCCGTGATGGCGTGAGCCGCGAGACGTTTGTGTGAGGGGAAATAGGCGTCGTGCCTGTCGAGGGCCGGACATCGAGACCCGCGGCCTGAAACCTCAAGGCACGGACCGGACCATGCCGCAACAGGTGTCTTACTATACTGGTAGTTCCGAGGCACGCTCCGGATCTACCCGTGGACCGAATGCCCGATGAAGGTCAACCACAAAACTCCAAAGCCATTTGTTTGGACCAAAAAGGTCGAAGACATCCTGGACAAGATCAGCCATTGTAAAGCCATCAGTGAGCATGCTTCCCCTGTTGCCTTGACCGGCGGTGTGGATGCCGGTGGACAGAACATTTACGTAGCCCACCTCGCACGGCGTTTGGCCGCGTTAGGCTACGAAGTCGACGTGTTCACGCGGCGCGACGACGACAGGGCGCCGGAAGTCCTCAACCGGAAGTCCTCAAATGGAGCTATGGAGTCCGCGTGATCCACGCCCCGGCCGGTCCCGCCGCATTCGTACGCAAGGAAAATCTGTTGCCATGTCCCCGGCCTTTTTGTTACCCATTCTCCGACCGTTCACATAGGGGTGAATGCAAGACCTGCCCCCATTCGTCATCATTCAGCTTATTGTAATTTATGTAGCTCTACCCACATATTTTCATATTCTACTTTGTCTTCAATAGGCTTGCTGCTCGATCTAAACTCTTTATATATTTGATTTAAACATTTAATTAACCACGGATCAGTAGTATGAAAAATCGTTGATTCAGTGCCAGTTTTCATAAATGGGGTTAGCACAAAAGTAGCATCTGTATCGTCATAAATCGCAAAACGAATCCATGGCAATTTAGAATAGTATCCTAGTGATGATGTTTCCTTATAGTTGCTGAATATCTCCCTGTAATAATTATAATTTCCCCTGATTTCATCCTT contains:
- a CDS encoding SDR family oxidoreductase, whose protein sequence is MSGILKGKVALITGVSRSGQVGEAVAQAMAEQAAALGIVARTQTNVETRTEELRGSGTRVMRVIRVLPLSADLTDESQVTQVVDRMMDEYGRIDTLVNLAGGLTRYKPAVEHALEDWQHEMGTNLLTTFLCSRAVFPRMRDSGGGSIINFARAGLPQANMVAYNCAKAGIEALTRTLALEGRDAAIRVNAVAPGLVDTEANIAAMKPKDLKRWAKRQDIAQVAVFLASDASAGITGQVIPVTGWGI
- a CDS encoding ABC transporter ATP-binding protein; amino-acid sequence: MAFLELKHVSKGYRSNGALTPVLRDINLSIEEGEFVAIVGYSGSGKTTLISLIVGLIRPDTGSITLDGAEITGPSPERGIVFQNYSLLPWLTTYENVYLAVDQVFRNWSAAQKRAHAEKYIEMVNLLPAWEKRPAELSGGMRQRVSVARALAADPRILLLDEPLSALDALTRATLQGEIARIWDQDKKTMVLITNDVDEGILLADRIIPLTHGPDATLGPAVPVEIPRPRDRKAINHDPHFKHTRHQVMDFLLGVGVRHRKTVTRKLHLPDIEPEDLSYGKPSPFSLFRRGPLRSREFKKERVEIET